A DNA window from Sporosarcina sp. ANT_H38 contains the following coding sequences:
- the speD gene encoding adenosylmethionine decarboxylase — MKGVMVGLENKLKLYGFNNLTKTLSFNIYDVCYAKSEREQSEYIAYIDEQYNSDRLTSILYEVTEIIGAHVLNVSKQDYDPQGASVTILISEEAFPIALIDESCNQGERTILATRKTVVGHLDKSHVTVHTYPEYHPDNSIATFRVDIDVSTCGTISPLNALDYLIGSFDSDIITTDYRVRGFTRNMEGEKLYIDHSIESIRDYIDSHTLLKYDWKDINVHQSNIFHTKLLIKDINLQDYLFNTDVSELPLFERLEITTKLRKEMTEIFNGSNLEE; from the coding sequence ATGAAAGGCGTGATGGTAGGGTTGGAAAATAAGCTGAAGCTTTATGGCTTTAACAACCTCACAAAGACTCTTAGCTTCAACATCTATGATGTTTGCTATGCGAAAAGTGAGCGGGAGCAAAGTGAATATATTGCTTATATTGATGAGCAATATAATTCCGATAGATTAACCAGTATTCTGTACGAAGTGACAGAAATAATTGGGGCACATGTCTTGAATGTCAGTAAACAGGATTACGATCCACAAGGTGCTAGTGTGACGATTCTTATTTCGGAGGAAGCCTTTCCTATCGCATTGATTGATGAATCTTGTAATCAAGGTGAACGTACTATTTTGGCTACTCGTAAAACGGTCGTCGGGCATCTGGATAAAAGTCATGTTACCGTCCACACATATCCGGAATATCATCCTGATAATTCGATCGCTACTTTTCGAGTCGATATTGATGTTTCTACGTGTGGCACAATTTCCCCGTTGAATGCACTCGATTATCTAATTGGAAGTTTCGACTCAGACATTATTACGACTGATTACCGAGTACGTGGATTTACACGCAATATGGAAGGTGAAAAGCTGTATATAGATCATTCGATTGAGTCCATTCGGGATTATATTGATAGCCATACATTGCTGAAATACGATTGGAAAGATATCAATGTACACCAATCTAATATTTTTCATACAAAACTACTTATTAAAGACATAAACCTACAGGACTATTTGTTCAATACGGATGTCTCAGAGCTACCTCTTTTTGAAAGACTCGAAATCACAACGAAGTTACGCAAAGAGATGACGGAAATTTTCAACGGTTCTAATCTAGAAGAATGA
- a CDS encoding YecA family protein produces the protein MIGRNDPCLCGSGKKYKKCCESKATFSIEEVQSDELERILQAFYEEYPERRDLNEFLSLVKKWSEPLKKYLVEEMIEAIVMDEFFFHHKPDIWKNYMEKQRKKVIRPSVVKVLETWSDPRVFIGEVIAVDDAYMSVRNILEDETIRLRRESEKPVPVGVHVYCFILPDGSSEDNHYLAVSSLIFFPTDHTKAFGEFVQQFELQKDQSVPSFLKENGIAFWKLLGEDGYDGGEFTNFEAGVLQKAIEFLEKNDRESDQLIEIIEDYLVEQQPNARKEVAIAAGAIRFGQENALFEPLTITVKEIAEWFEVSPSSLNKYYNDLNAYYSSKE, from the coding sequence GTGATTGGACGTAATGATCCATGTCTCTGTGGTAGTGGGAAAAAATATAAAAAATGTTGTGAATCAAAAGCGACATTTTCAATAGAAGAAGTGCAATCGGATGAACTTGAAAGGATTTTACAAGCTTTTTATGAAGAGTATCCTGAAAGACGTGACTTAAATGAATTCTTGAGCTTGGTTAAAAAATGGAGTGAGCCGCTTAAGAAGTATTTAGTCGAGGAAATGATTGAGGCGATTGTCATGGATGAATTCTTTTTCCATCACAAACCGGACATTTGGAAAAACTATATGGAAAAACAACGTAAAAAAGTTATCCGTCCATCTGTGGTGAAAGTGTTAGAAACGTGGTCTGATCCACGTGTTTTCATCGGTGAAGTAATAGCAGTGGATGATGCTTATATGTCAGTTAGAAATATATTGGAAGATGAAACGATACGTTTACGACGTGAAAGCGAAAAGCCTGTACCTGTAGGCGTACATGTGTATTGTTTCATTTTGCCGGACGGCTCTTCCGAGGACAATCATTATTTGGCGGTTTCAAGCTTGATTTTCTTCCCTACAGACCATACTAAAGCGTTTGGGGAATTCGTACAGCAGTTTGAATTACAAAAAGATCAATCTGTTCCTTCATTTTTAAAAGAAAATGGGATTGCATTTTGGAAGTTGCTTGGTGAGGATGGCTATGATGGAGGAGAATTTACCAACTTCGAAGCAGGCGTACTCCAAAAAGCAATTGAGTTTTTAGAGAAAAATGACCGAGAATCTGACCAGTTAATAGAAATAATAGAAGATTATTTAGTAGAGCAGCAGCCGAATGCACGAAAAGAAGTAGCGATTGCAGCTGGAGCTATTCGTTTTGGTCAGGAAAATGCCTTATTTGAACCTCTTACGATAACTGTTAAAGAGATAGCCGAATGGTTTGAAGTATCTCCATCTTCATTGAATAAATATTACAATGATCTAAATGCGTATTATTCTAGCAAAGAATAG
- a CDS encoding nitroreductase family protein — protein MQKYQKMNDFNEIVNGRRSIKEYDSTVKISREEMSEIIAQASKAPSSINMQPWRFLIIDSEEGKAKLAPLSRFNKDKVMSSSAVIAVFADRNNFENAEEIYSTAVELGYMPQEVKEAQLDYFKVLYANMSDEEMKDTIMLDAGLVSMQLMLVARAYGYDTNPIGGYEKDQIAEAYGLDKDRYIPVMLISIGKAINEGFQSYRLPVEATTKWK, from the coding sequence ATGCAAAAATATCAAAAAATGAATGATTTCAATGAAATTGTAAACGGTCGTCGTTCCATTAAGGAATATGACTCAACTGTTAAAATCAGCCGTGAAGAAATGAGTGAAATTATAGCTCAAGCTTCAAAAGCTCCATCTTCTATTAATATGCAGCCTTGGAGATTTCTCATCATTGACAGCGAAGAAGGAAAAGCAAAGCTTGCCCCTCTTTCCAGATTCAACAAGGATAAAGTCATGAGTTCATCTGCGGTAATCGCTGTCTTCGCTGACCGGAATAATTTTGAAAACGCCGAAGAAATATACAGCACAGCAGTTGAACTTGGATATATGCCTCAAGAAGTTAAAGAAGCTCAATTAGATTATTTTAAAGTGCTCTATGCAAATATGTCCGATGAAGAAATGAAAGATACAATTATGCTAGATGCTGGTCTTGTCTCAATGCAACTTATGCTAGTAGCCCGTGCTTACGGTTATGATACGAATCCTATCGGAGGTTATGAGAAAGACCAGATTGCTGAAGCCTATGGACTGGATAAAGATCGTTATATTCCGGTAATGTTAATCTCCATTGGAAAAGCCATTAATGAAGGTTTTCAATCGTATCGTCTGCCTGTCGAAGCAACTACAAAATGGAAATAA